A region of the Ptychodera flava strain L36383 chromosome 22, AS_Pfla_20210202, whole genome shotgun sequence genome:
TCTTATAAGATAATCAAACTTATTAGTCAGTCAATATTAGAAGGTATTAGAAGGCAAAAATGTGATAGAGGAGCAACATGCTATTTTATCGGATAATAGAcgataaaattgataatatcgtctaacttcTTAGTAGAGTCTAACATCAGCAGAACAGCATATCGGGTATGCACTGCATCGACCTCTCCCTATAGTAGGCTATAACGTGGAAGGTACACAATATGATGGATTTCATCCGATACTTAAAAACAGATCGTCGACTAGCTATTACTGCCTTGCCTCACCCTTCTTATTTTAGACTATACCTTAAAAGTTAGACGATACTGTCCGACAGTGCGTGTGATGCTGATATCGCAATATCCTTACATTTTGACTTTACAGCAAACTAATGCTTGCGTATtaacaaataaatcatattTCTGATACGACTGTTTTAATACGAATCGCTATCAACTTTGCTCAATGTTTGCAACGCTAAACCCTGTTAGACCTATGGTTACTTTTTGATGCGCAGTCAAGGCATTTCTGTGTTACCTATCTACGAAgttaaatacaactttcaagaACTTGGTTCTATTGCCGGACCGTATGAGCATTTATTCGAGAGAATGGGCAATTAGCTCCATCTAAGACGAGCAATTCACGCTTCCCCAACAAGGTTAATAATTCCATCCTCGCACGCGTCTCTGGATTTCTCCTATTAACATTTTGAATTGTAGCTGTTGTCTTCTTTGTCACAATTGTTGATCATGGCTTTATTTCTGAAGTCCATGATTTTTTCGAAGCACAATTACAACTTTATCGTAATATTGTCGTTTCTGCTTGTGTCTAACCCATTAAACCAATTACATTAGAAATAGACCACTGTACCGGTAGTAATGAGTTGTATTGGTTTTATGTACATTCGGTGCTTACACGGTACATATTACAGCATTCTGTTGTAAATACTCCTCTATGAAGCTGTGGGTCAGTTTGTCTGCAAAATAAGACTTCCCATTCTCCATCTAAACGCGTGCCAAGGTGCCCTATGTACATCTTGTCAAAGCGACTGGTAAGTGTGTAGTTTGCAATCTTATTGTTTACTACTGATTGCCTAGAATTCAGTCGTCAACAATAATATTTGCACGTTTTAGACTACGTATTCTTTCAATATATTAATATGAGAGGTACAAAAAAGTGTATTTGTTTAAAGAAACGACGATGAATGtaagtattttcactgtaaagtGCTCAGAAGCGGAATGACTCATCGCAAAGGTTGATGTTCAAAATAGACAATAAGTATTGGCCTCGAAGGACTTAGTTTTATGTTAGCAAATTATAATTTATGCACTTTGAATGGCTTTTCTATGTCATAGTTTCCAAACGATTGCCAACTTCTTTGAAATGTTACTGCCAATGAATCTGGCAGTTTTCCTGGTGGACGGAGAGATGTAGCAAATCGCTGTTAGGCTCCTTTACGCAGTCAATGGTAGGGGTAGTCAACGTGACGACCAAATCATTACAAATAGTGTCATCCAAATAGTACAAACGCACTACTAGCCAGTACGAAAATGATGCTGATGTTAACCAATGCTTTAGTTACACTTTAGTATAAATGTCTTCATATGGCTACAGTGTAAATGTTGTCTGTGGCAAGTCAGTTAAGACGTATATTTTTGCAGTCTATGTCTCAAGTTACCAGCCGCGATATTGCTTTATTTTAACATGCAGACATTTATGACACATTGTATCTAAACTTGATCACAGTCCATTTCATCACTGCCCTGATCAGTTGGTTTTTTTGCGCCACTTGGTTGTAAAGGGTAGTACTAGTAAAGGAGACACAAATTGACATATGAATGCATCACTGTCTTACCATTGTAGGACACGGAAGACACTATTTCTCGGTTTTGTCATTAATAATCGGTGAATCATTAAGCATTCTTCTTTTAAAAGATAATAAGACTGCGGGAGAATGATAACATATTCAAAACCACAGATGATCTGgcaatgctcacgtgttttggtatatattgcagttgtgtgtaaatttaaacttgtgCCACATGTTTGGAACTTCACTAAAAGTATTATGATGAATATCATGgccaatattcaccacagattaattcagaatttcaaatatgtaattagcttaAATAAAATTACTAAATTTCTTAGACtgttgtcattgtatcaccacttcaCGTAGCAAATGTCATTGTTTTTGATCAATTCCTTCAAGCTatgtatgccaaactgtgaaagctcattagatatgcaaattaaaaattagctgacatgataatgcaaaatatctttgactaatacaacattattgtcaCATCAATAtacacagcaagtttcaaaaaaatttttagAGTCCTTCCAGTCTTATATCCCTATGGGGAAAgttagttaaatatgcaaattagtaacttgctgatgtaaaaaggctaaaaattttaattaatattttacaatagtattttcaatgtacatagaAAGTGTCATCGACTTTTATCAAGttaatcaagatatatatccctactttggaacttcattaaatatgaaataaaagtgcttaatgacttttaataatgttaaatcataataTCTCCAATATAAATAccaattttcttcaattttgatccagccaattcagatatatatccgtaattaggAACGttaatcaaatatgtaaattagcaattaactttcaTGCCACCCCTTAGTGTACGGGGAAATTATGTTCTTTTTCTAAGCAAGCAAATAAAAAGCAATGTTGGCCGCTGAGGGAGTTTGATTCTGTCCTTTCGTAGAGAGTTGATGGGGCAGACAACTTAAAATCATGTGCTTTGGGACAGTCAATGGCAAAGAGCCAGTGCAGAGTTTTGCTGCACCTAGAAGGGGGGTCGGAAAGAAAATCCAGTGGGCGGGAGGGGGATTTTCAAGTTTGAGCGTAAGGGTACCAGTTAAAAACTGCTTTCACTTCCCCAGCCAAATttagttttgttcaaaatactgtaacatactatattttgtgtaaaatcaCCCCTGCAGTTGACTGCTTCTGAGTAAAGCTTAAATGCATCTTTGGACCCATCATGCATTAGTTTCCGATCATGGTGTGTCTTATGAAACTACAAACTAATAGCAAACCACAAACTAAGTCTTCAAACCATTTTCATAAACTATTTCTAATACAAAGTTTGTAcaatgaaaatatcagaaaagaaaaccCAAAGTGGgaataaatggaaatatttacaatactgAAAGTTCAAACACATCATGAGGACAAAGAGACAGAGTCCCGAAGACGGAGATATTTGACGTACACCTACGTTGACTCGTATCGCTGATATAATTGTTGCTATATAGAAAGTTTGTACAATGGAAAAATCAGAAAAGGAAAACCGAAGTGGGAATATATGGAAAGGGAAAAACTgttaaatacaagaaaaagtgaatacacaaatatttacaaaactgaAAGTTCAAAAACATCATGAATCAAAGATAAAGAGTCCCGATGACGGTAGATATTTGACGTACACCTACATATATAATAATGtatataataatgtttattcccTAAACAAGTGAAgatcaaatgtaaatttacagtgATTCGATTACACAAAAGGAGGGGAAAGGAGTGCGGAAAATAGTTGACCAGCAACTAATCGAGTCCGCCTCCAGCCTCATTAACATAATTCGACAAAAAATGTGGGCAAGCTGTTCCTCGGAAACACACGTAATTACACTACAGAAAACAacacagaaaagaaaaatatataaagaatcagaaatatatcacAGTGATACATTGCTTGAGACAAGAGATTGGAGATGTTCTCTATATTCACGTTTAAAACGATTTCTACTTGTTTATGTTCCGTATGAGATCAGGTATGCTGTTCCAAGTTTTTGTTGCTGTATACTGTATACTGTATACTGGCCTACTCTGTGTTTAGCTTTGGGTATTTCCAGATCATTTCGTTCCCTTTATCTTGTACTATATGCATGTGAAATTGGAGTAAAGAAGTCATGAAAAGTACATGGAAGTCTGGCGTGAAGATTATCATGAACAAAGAGTGCAAGCTGTAACTTATGCTGTTTGTAAATATCAAGTATagctagttttttttttaaaaaatggtgctGTGTGTTCTGTCCTATTACTAAAGGTCATGGTGAGAATCatcttttttgacaaatatttcattaaGATATGTTTGACTGGTAGTTCCCCACACCTCAAGACAATAAGTAAGCTGGGGAGAACAAAGGCGTTATACAACAGTACTAAGATCGATTGTGGCATTATGTGACGTAATTCGTAAAATACACCAGTTaatttgctaattttcacacaCACCTCATCAATGTGTTGTTTTCAAGAGATTACTGTCGATAATTACTCGAACAAAAGAAGCACATTCCACTTTGTAAATGTCATTGTTCTTCAATTGAAGTGAACCGTGACActcaatatatttttacaaCTTTTCATGAACATTGACCGGTATCGCTGATATAATTCAAGTGAAATTTTAGAACTCGGAAATGTTACCTATACATTGTAAAGTGTACACTCTAAATGATCAAACTTAGTATTTTTGAAGTGCTCCGtttggataattttttttcccattttaatgtttcatacaTCCTTTGATGCAGTATTCCATCATACTTTTGCAGACTTTGTCGAACTTGAATTTCTCACACATcttgaaacattttgaatttaggACACAATGACGTAAATATCCGTCTACAAGTGGTAAACAGTACAGTAAATTGTCTAATTTATATTCAGGACTTAGCGTTTCGTCTTTACTGTACACAAGAGTGGTAATATGACataaaactggtccaataatcatttccattcaaggtaatacattaccaggtctatgggacatttgtgatttacaaatttaagtaggaccatcctgaaccactgatagttagtggtggtaccaggtgtccggaatgggtaagcgtaccctgttagcatgctacacccgtcaggattggtcccaaaattgtctacatattgtatgaaaagatacaggaatGTAGCACAAATGTAGCACACCTATGTGTATGGTGTATGTTCTCTGGCCTGTAACGTCTCGCCACCTCTACACctatatttagaaaaaaagcCCAAATTTTTTCCGTATCTAGCTTTTCGCAACACTATTAAGTGTtaaccacagagtaatatcatagacagagtggcaacagctattgtttaaggcgtgaagcggttacgtaagcaatccatgtttgcctcgccccacgaagctcttggctctcttttccgaagagtgccgcccatgcacccttcggtaattttcggattttcaccaattgttaagcgaaagtatgttcgacaaagcttgtgttgttgttgtcgtgtggtgctgatcggaattgatgtgctggcgaaaacgggagtgttttgagcttcaggaaagtgggttttaccgttttaaaaattcctctcatatttttatgaatatataatgagtgtgtttgaaccaaatttgaaagtcttttatcgatactgtctggttttactcaatggttacGGTCAGttataccgtcttttacacgtgcgccaagaaaggacatgtttatgaaactgctggcgtgttatgttttgattggcgtgaggcagtgtttctggcctgagagctcacaaagtaactatggttgctacgcgactggcagtacgatgccatctcgtcgtatgtttcgcataatctcgtgtaattatcaaccacaaaccaagcctccaaaaagtttaacaccttttaagctcattttaatatgaaaagccaatagtctaccgagacgaccatggaacaaaaggcatgcaagtgttgccactctgtccatgatattactctgtggtgtTAACTGAAGGAATATAGGTTCAGCTTCAATAACTTTTTGAACTATAATTGTCAAAGGGCAattgttttatgaacaaaattgaTATGACATGTTAAAATAAAATGGTATAAGAGTACACCTTCTCATGATCAATACATTATCGAATGTATTTGATATGTTCACGATATCGAGTTATGATCGTTGGCCCTAGGCTAAAACGTCCACTCTTATACTTTCTAGGGTTATAATTGAGGTTTTTATGCTGTATTTCCTCTAAACGAGAAATTTTAGTGACAGTAATATTCAATCGTCATTTACATAATGTGACGTAAATGTATAGTATATTGGAAAATTACCATTGGGCGACCTGGgtaaacagttgtaaacattgATGTAATTTCCGCCGCACAACATCAACCACCGCAGATATAGAAAAAGTTATGTTTGGTTGTGTCGATCCCTAGATTTTTGTGATTTAAAACACGAAATTCAAAGCTGTACTGTTGAATGTCGTGCTGTTGTAAGGATTAAAACAAATGCCACCAGCCCAGTATCTTGCGTGCTGGCTTCCTAAGTTGAATGCGACAAAGATACTGAAGACACAGCCACAAATGGTTATATTGATGTTATCCCTTGCCTTGAACAAATATCTGACCATTTTGACACAGGGCCAGCACGGTCCATCCTGTTCGTATTCAACGAGAGCGTAGAACTTTTCCCACAGGTAGTTGACGTTCAGCGCGCCGGCAGAAACCAGCGGGAAGAAAAGAATGACGATTTCAATCCACATGACGACGTCGATAATCCTTGCTTCTGTACTCTCGTAGCGGTCGAGGAACTTAATGGCGCGGCTGTACAGAAAATAATCCCAGTACACCAAGCTGAAAATTTTGAACGCCACGATAGAAATTTGGAAGGCCATCCACATGAAGAAGAAGCAGTCAAGACGATAGAACTCTAGGTAACTTTCCATGACTCTCCGCCGGTTTACGGAATCGTCGTGGTGGTGTTGTTTCAGAAAGATCGACGTGTGCTTGAGATCGTTTTGCAGGGCCATGCGGAGCACGTAAGCGATGTGCCAAAACGCCATGAAAAGAAACACTCCAACCAATTCGCAGAAGTAAGCGAAGATTCCAAGTGGCATAACTTCATTGCAGTTATGCAGGTGGTAGAGGTGAAACGATGAGATGGAGATTACGTACAGCAGGACAATGGCGAGATTAATGTAGCCTGGGATGACATACCTGCTGACGTCGACACGGTTCAGAAGTCCAAGGACGTTAGTGTCGGTCATGGTGTGTATGCCACGGGAGCCGGTAGGAGGACATGGTATGAGCGTAGCCACCAGACGGTACACGGCGACAGCAACGAACGGCCCGAAGAAAGTTGTGTAGGATACGATGTACAGAAGCAAGTTCTCGCTACCCCAGCGAGTTGCAACGTGCTGTAACAAGTTCATACTTAGCATCGTGGTGACAATCGTCAGCATAGCCACGTGACAGAAACGCCTTCGACGTGAAGGTATAGTTTCATCTACAACAATGAAAGACAGTGCTTTTTATtaaaagatgtaacatttattgACTATAATTACGTATGACCTGGAAACTGTACAGTGAAAATTTAAGGCTCGGGCATCTACTGCTAGCTAGtctgtttattttgatccatatGAACTAAGCAAGATTAACTCTTGATGAAGTAacttattttgaataaaaatgtgTTCTTATAAGAAATTACAGCCAATGTAAAGTTTGCCAAGTCACATCTCGGTAACCTGGACGAAATATCTGGCCAACGAATGAACCAGAAACTGACAGCGCCCTCTTTGTACGCTGAATTACAGGAGCGATGATTGGGAATCTACTGAGTTTCGGTTACACAGAATTAATATTCGGTCAGTTGTACTGCATCATTCAGCTGATTGATAAACTTTTGCAAAGGACTAACATAGGAAAGAGAATAAGATGCgaagttttgataaaaagccATTTATATTTACGACCGGTAAACGAAAGTTGGTATTTACGAGTGGAAATTTTAATTAGTAATATAATTAATTGAACAGAGACTTCTGccatgtattttgtaatttgtctGAATATTTCGAGTATGACAGAAAATTTAAGCTGATGTCTTGAAAATCGACGTTATTTAATTCCCTGAGTAAATCATGCAGTAAATCGTCAAGTGACTTAAAAGCTGCACGAAAGAGGCTTCGTAGCCTTTGAATGTGCGTATTTTGTGTTTGTCGAACCAATATGATCGGTGTTTGTAGGGCATTGACATTGTGCGGTTTAAATATCACTGACCTAGCCGCAGTCCCGTTTGACCCTGATTAGCATAGTTTACAAGTAAAAGCTTGTGGGGCAAGTTTTCTTGCATAAATAGAAATTTCTTGAAcactcacaattttttttcggaTGTGGATTCAGACTTTCGCAGACGACACACGCTGGTGAGCTGCTATTTATCGAACCATAGCTCCTTCTCCTACTGCTCGAATTACCGCCCTCGTTTTGATGGGTAGTAGCGTCAATTCGGCTGCTGTGGCTTTCCCGCTCCCCTACATCGTCGCcatcttcatcagtcgcttccGAGGCTGTCGTTCGCTTTGCACAGCGGATGCACTTTCGGTTTGCATTGTGTGGAATAAAACCGAGCAATATGAGACTAGCCTTTGTGATGAACGGCCATGACCTGTAACCTCTGACAGTCCTCTCACCCCTTTCAATATCAGGAATAAAGAAATCCGTGGGGTCGTCAGACATTGTGTCACTCTGGAAGAGAAACAAGTTTGCTGATGCgaaggaatgaaaacaaaacgaAAGTGAAAAATACTGGCAGTGGAAGTGAAATTTCTATTGAACGTGAAAGATCGGGCGGTTATTGCAAAGAGTTTAAATAGCGATTTATTTgctattgaaatatttgaagaaatcttCGTGCTTGTAGAGCTCTCTTCCTGTGTTCTGTTTCAGCTAAGGTCGGTTaatgcttgaaattcaaaatagaagTGTGCCGCTTATCTATTTCGGGGTTTGGTCATTGACATCTTACTTGGTCGTACGaagttaaaagttttattgtaaaagaaaaatgaTCGCTGAGATGTTACAGTTATGGTCACGCACACTTTAATGTACGCTAAATGCATCAGCATCAGATTCtttgttaaaacttttaaattttttcgtaatttaataaagttttgactATGACGACTGAGCAACAATTATGTTGCTATCTACAACAGTCAAGGGTTaacccaccaaaattttagggcaacattttccaaatttttataatttttttcaaacatctttgcataattttggaccaaatggacatcaaattttattgctaCGGTtttattatcaaaagtttggcgaaaatctgaaaaaaaacggGACGGGGCATATTTTATGAGTGACAAGTATTGACTTTGGCGTCAACCTATTTTAGGTTGCGAGTGTAACCAGGTGAAAGTTTGCATTACCTGTTTAGAGAATTCAAAGCCGTTCATATAGACACACTGTCGTTTAACTTATGTGTTGTGTTTTATAGTAATGTTCGCGTGTAAGACAGCTCTCCAAGGTTGAGCCAGTATCACACATTGCCTTTCATATGTGGTTATCCGCCAATATTGAAGTAGTGCATTTTTTACGCGACCTGTTTATCATCTAAGCTACGTaatctgattttcattcttggtaGAGTCATTATtagatttaaatgtacttttttgagTGATTACTGTTACATTTAATATGAAACTTTATCGTTTGCTACGCTTATTTACACTAGTGTATTAATACACAAGTAAGTGAAAAGGAGAAGCGTGGAGGCTTGAGCAAATTTGGCCGTAGTGAGGTTTAGCTCCCAAACAAATGGATCGCCGAGTCAAAAAATATTCCAGATTACAGCATGATAGTAAAATTATATTAGAGTAACATTCCAAGATTGTGTGGGATCGACCACAGAGAGACTGAACACAGATCACGGCTGTTTCGCTCGATTTTATCCAAGGAGGTAGGAAAAGCATGTACACTGTCTACGGCGCCCATAGTCGCTGTGTTTGCCATGTGATCAGTTGAGCGATTCACGAACACTCATATTGAGAGACAGTCTGCGGTTGTCAAACACAGAGACATTGATGAGCAGTTCATGATCATGTAAGGCGATCCATGTTAAAGCTAGAGTGTCAGGACGGAGGCTCCACAATTTGACCTTTTTCTAAGCAAGTAACTTTGAGCGTATTTGACACTTGTGAGTGAAAACGCTCAGTACATTTCACGGGGAAGTCGCTAGCCGTGGAAGTGGCCATACAGAGTTTTTTTGTGTTGTACGGACTCGATGCATTCCAAAACAATGAAGCAAAAGGTGTTGTAGGTTGTGAACCACAGTACGATAGAACTGTCGGATGCTCTGCTGCTGCATATGGATAACTACTTTATGTCAAAGAAGTTTCCAGTGGAGAATGTACAAGGCTGTCCTGCGTGTATCAGTAACCTTTGACTGGCTGATTGAATAACGGACACTAATCAGCTGGAACAGAACATTAAGTGCCTACACTTGCTGATCGGACAGTAAAACTTTATCAGCACTGGTCATCATACAAAGTACTGTGTAGTAACGGGTTAGCTTTTCTAAGTTAAGTTGTTTTGCACTCGAGTTCGAGCATTTGTATTGTCCTTAGACAAACTTCATGACTGTCGTTTTCAATACAAGAGTTCAACAGAATATCTCAGTGTGTGTTGTGAGTGATTTCCATCTACGCTTACCCAAGTGACGTCTATTATCAAAATTAACTGTGTCAATCTGATCCAACCGGCCCCGTTCTCTGTAGATAATTTTTTGCTGAGCATTTACCTTACTCAAACCATGTATGAAACAAAATGCTTACACGACCTTCACTGAGAGCATTCCTTAGTTGTTTCAGGTCCAACCAGAACAATTCTATTGCTTCTAAATAAGAAATATCTTACCTCTTTTTTGTTTACTCGAAACTGCGTAATAGCTGTTCATTCAGTTATGCACTCGTTCGGATAATGACTGACtattggacaattttttttcaaactcgTTCTTTCATCAAGCATTGCAAATTAAATTCTATCATGCAGTATTAATTGTGTCTGCAATATCTAACTGAACTAACTCATAAGAATACTATGATATTAATCAGACGATTGTCGTTAATAATCAATATACTGTCTAAATTAATACagacaattttaaatttcaaaattggataatttaggaaatttgtttcacaatccCAAACTTTGCAACTTACTTTTATTCTCAATTTGAAAGAGAAACGTAAAATTAAAGGTTTCGTTTGGGaacgttttaaaaaaaattaaaactttctgtTCGGAGACGTGTTCTTCTTATCATACATAACTTATCAACCAGTTTTGACTTCAAGGGCCAGTGTTGGAAGGGAGCCAAATGGCCCTCGGCATTggtttcaataattttattctGTTTGAGGATACCGTTTGTTGTTCTTCACCACAACTCATCGAAACACCTGGCATTCAACCATAGACCCGTCTTTAGGGTCTATGTTTCAACTGGGCACAACGGTCTGTATGTACGGGAAGTCATTTAATAACTGAGTTTGAGTCTGGACTGGTATCCGTTTTTCAGCGACAACATTGCATAGATGTTGTGTTTGCAAGGCTAATAGTGATATACTTGTATTGCAACATACTCAGAGAAGGAGAATGATGAATGTACCCTTTCCGACGGAGGAAGATTCATGTCAATATAGCAATTgtgcttttcaattgaacaatGCGCTGTGGCGTACAATGAGAAACGAAAGTTCAAAACAGTTCAGCGTTTTAGTCTTCATGAAATCATGCTAGGCTCTTTGTTAACGATCAGTGACTCTCAGTAATAAATGTGTTGACTGTTTACGCGCATTTAGCGCCGTTCTCTGTCGACGCAATTCGCGCTACGCGTAAAAGCATTTATAACGACTAGGTACATCAACTGAGTAAATGGTATAATGGCTTCAAATTCTCTACTGCGAACTGTGTGAACTTGGAACCGATGCCCTGTTTTGTGTTTGTCACGATTTCAACACGACGCCATCTACTTCCcatgaaaattgttaaaaacaCTCCCAAGTACGAATGACGATTAGGCGTTAAAAAAGTAAGTAACAGATTAGGACTAAAATCAGACTGTCAGTGGTAGATAAGAGTGAGATGCGGTCTACTTACCGTAACGATAACTGctgattgtcaacaataacgcaATCGAGTGGACTTGTTGGTTATATATGAGAAGGGGAATTTCCCGCG
Encoded here:
- the LOC139122514 gene encoding uncharacterized protein, encoding MSDDPTDFFIPDIERGERTVRGYRSWPFITKASLILLGFIPHNANRKCIRCAKRTTASEATDEDGDDVGERESHSSRIDATTHQNEGGNSSSRRRSYGSINSSSPACVVCESLNPHPKKNYETIPSRRRRFCHVAMLTIVTTMLSMNLLQHVATRWGSENLLLYIVSYTTFFGPFVAVAVYRLVATLIPCPPTGSRGIHTMTDTNVLGLLNRVDVSRYVIPGYINLAIVLLYVISISSFHLYHLHNCNEVMPLGIFAYFCELVGVFLFMAFWHIAYVLRMALQNDLKHTSIFLKQHHHDDSVNRRRVMESYLEFYRLDCFFFMWMAFQISIVAFKIFSLVYWDYFLYSRAIKFLDRYESTEARIIDVVMWIEIVILFFPLVSAGALNVNYLWEKFYALVEYEQDGPCWPCVKMVRYLFKARDNINITICGCVFSIFVAFNLGSQHARYWAGGICFNPYNSTTFNSTALNFVF